The Kribbella sp. HUAS MG21 genome includes the window TTGATCGCCGGCGACACCCTTCCGGCGGGCAAGCCGGATCCGCGCGCGTTCGCACACGCGCTGCAACGCCTCGACGCAGCACCCCACGACGTGATGATGGTCGGCGACTCGCTGACCAACGACGTCCGCGGCGCCCGGGCCGTCGGCATCGACGCCGTACTCGTCGACCGGTCCGGCCGGCATGCGCAGGCCGGCGTACCGCGGGTCCGGTCGTTGGTTCAGGTGCTCGACGTCGTCAGAAGGTAAGCTCCTCGGTCTTCTTCACGGCGGCGGTGCGACCGGGCGCGCGGTGCTCCTGCCAGTAGAGGTTGGTGTGGGCGATCACCTTGTCCGGGCTCGGTGCGCCCCACTCCGACAGGTCCTCGGTGGTGTGCGCGTCGCCGACGAGCGTCACGTCGTACCCCCGCACCATCGCGCCGTGGATCGTGGAGCGGATGCACTCGTCGGTCTGCGCGCCGCTGACGATCAGGTGACCGATGCCGGCGCGGGCGAGCACGTCCTCCAGATCGGTCGCCTCGAACGAATCGGCGTACGTCTTGTGGACAAGCGGCTCCGAGCCATCCCGGGACAGCTCCGGGACGAGCTGCCAGGCGTCGGAATCCTTCGCGAGGCCCTCGCCGGAGTGCTGGACCCAGACGACCGGGACGCCCCCGGCGCGGGCCTTGCCGACGAGCGTGCTGACGTTGGCGACGACGCGGTCTCGCTCGTACGCCTCGCCGACGACGCCGTTCTGTACGTCGACCACCAGCACCGCGGTGTGCGGCCGGTCGGGCAGCGTGGTCATCTCGTCCTCCTTGTCCCCGAGCTGTACGGCGAACGCTAGACCCGCCCGCCGACAGTTCTCGTCACTTCCAGCTCCGCAGCCTCAGCCGCACGGTCGGTACGTCGCCGTCGTCGAGGTCCTCCGCCCGCCGGACCGCAGCCTTCACCGGCAGGACGTACCGCCCGTCCTTCGGAAACATCGACGTGTCCCAGACACTCGCGCCGATCTCCGCCGTCACTGAGATCATCCCCCACCCGTACGTCACGAAGTTCGACTCCGCCTCGAAATACGCACTCTCCTCGTCAGGCACCGTGATGAAGTACCAAGGCGCAGGCCCCCGCCAGTACCAGATCTCCCCCGAGAACTCGATGTCGTTCACACCCACCCGTCCAACACTCGCAGGAAGTCGCCCATCCGCCCATACCAGACACAGTGCCCGGCTCCGGGAATCGCCCGCACACAAAATCCGAGGGCCTCCAGCTCCGACGCCCGCTCCGCCGACACATACCGACTCGGCTCAGCCCGAACCAGCAGTGTCGGCACCACCGGTGCTCTGGTCGGTTTCGTCATGTACGAGCGTTCGAGCGACACGGCCGTCTCGATGTCGAACCGCGCAGCGGCCTCAGCCTCGACACGGCAGTCCTCGGCGA containing:
- a CDS encoding isochorismatase family protein codes for the protein MTTLPDRPHTAVLVVDVQNGVVGEAYERDRVVANVSTLVGKARAGGVPVVWVQHSGEGLAKDSDAWQLVPELSRDGSEPLVHKTYADSFEATDLEDVLARAGIGHLIVSGAQTDECIRSTIHGAMVRGYDVTLVGDAHTTEDLSEWGAPSPDKVIAHTNLYWQEHRAPGRTAAVKKTEELTF
- a CDS encoding HAD family hydrolase; translated protein: MLFDLDGTLVDQESAAAAAAAAVGWAAEYGVTGVEVAAEWAVVSEKHYRRYQRFKLERLGLAAEIDLLIAGDTLPAGKPDPRAFAHALQRLDAAPHDVMMVGDSLTNDVRGARAVGIDAVLVDRSGRHAQAGVPRVRSLVQVLDVVRR
- a CDS encoding DUF1905 domain-containing protein, whose translation is MNDIEFSGEIWYWRGPAPWYFITVPDEESAYFEAESNFVTYGWGMISVTAEIGASVWDTSMFPKDGRYVLPVKAAVRRAEDLDDGDVPTVRLRLRSWK